Proteins co-encoded in one Marinobacter gudaonensis genomic window:
- a CDS encoding tetratricopeptide repeat protein: MLSRSLLLFVLLVGTSLHGMAGEHREERYRQDFKAGIAAFRNNNLEEARQRLESAATGLESRALTYNLGVLYYRLKEFDLAEQQFRKLLDTAQRALAFYNLGLIALARDDQTAAREAFHRAASETTEENLARLARAKLRELKAPVPARDWQALASIAAGYENNIGLFPDSAPSAIDGSFTETIAALSGTPLEEGKDALKTTLQLYGRDYMGNDRFNAHLVRGLAAWQRTLEGGRLELGLGADQAWLGNRSREQRARLAGKWTTRGCALGSESALCSLALNAEQVFAAPRYNAYDGQHYQAEARYRARQGKWLGEAQYRLEYDDRENFDTGREFFSVSPIAHTLKLGLDYALTPSFDFGASIGYRFSHYRSAHRLLVPEGLLSIQRQDNRVQVALEGEYQATERVSVLLKLQSTDNNSNIARYDYNRQTATLGVAVRL; encoded by the coding sequence TTGCTGTCTCGATCGCTCCTTCTATTTGTCCTGTTGGTGGGTACCAGCCTCCATGGCATGGCTGGCGAACACCGTGAGGAACGCTATCGACAGGACTTCAAGGCGGGCATCGCAGCCTTCCGGAACAACAACCTGGAGGAAGCCCGACAGCGCCTGGAGTCCGCCGCCACGGGACTTGAATCCCGTGCCCTCACCTACAACCTGGGCGTACTGTATTACCGGCTCAAAGAATTCGATCTGGCCGAGCAGCAGTTTCGCAAACTGCTCGATACCGCCCAGCGCGCCCTCGCCTTTTATAACCTCGGCCTGATTGCCCTTGCCCGAGATGACCAGACCGCGGCCAGGGAAGCCTTCCACCGCGCCGCCAGCGAAACCACCGAGGAAAACCTTGCCAGACTGGCCCGGGCCAAACTGCGAGAGCTGAAGGCTCCTGTGCCTGCCCGGGACTGGCAGGCGCTCGCGTCCATTGCCGCCGGGTATGAAAACAACATTGGCCTGTTTCCGGATTCGGCACCCAGCGCAATCGACGGCAGCTTCACAGAAACCATCGCCGCACTGTCCGGCACGCCGCTGGAAGAAGGCAAGGATGCCCTGAAAACCACGCTTCAGCTCTATGGCCGGGATTACATGGGCAACGACCGCTTCAACGCGCACCTGGTGAGGGGGCTGGCAGCCTGGCAACGGACCCTGGAGGGGGGCCGGTTAGAACTGGGCCTGGGGGCGGACCAGGCGTGGCTTGGCAATCGCAGCCGGGAACAGCGGGCCCGGCTTGCCGGAAAATGGACCACCAGGGGCTGCGCCCTGGGCTCGGAGAGCGCCCTGTGCAGTCTGGCACTGAACGCCGAACAGGTGTTCGCTGCTCCGCGGTACAACGCCTACGACGGCCAGCATTATCAGGCGGAGGCCCGCTACCGGGCCCGACAGGGCAAATGGCTGGGCGAGGCACAGTATCGCCTGGAATACGACGACCGGGAAAACTTTGATACCGGCCGGGAATTTTTCAGTGTCTCTCCTATCGCGCACACCCTGAAGCTGGGCCTGGATTATGCGCTGACGCCATCGTTCGATTTCGGCGCTTCCATCGGTTACCGGTTCAGCCACTACCGAAGCGCCCACCGGTTGCTGGTGCCCGAGGGGCTGCTCTCCATACAACGACAGGACAACCGCGTGCAGGTTGCCCTGGAAGGAGAATATCAGGCCACTGAACGGGTTTCGGTATTGCTCAAGCTGCAGTCTACCGACAACAACAGCAACATTGCCCGCTACGACTACAATCGGCAAACCGCCACGCTGGGCGTGGCGGTTCGGCTTTAA
- a CDS encoding zf-HC2 domain-containing protein → MNCSEFRQNVDALATGELPEIADRAMREHAAGCKDCSATLATATFIAREIARDHAPEPDPDFESRILGRALADSANNQPRRWSTPLWSGAVAAALVVGVFLGGQWNQSPEPQPAVVAESEVSPAQPGESQQKVVRLAFTSKEAVENVTLTLELPPNMELTPFPGRHRVSWKVSLKPGDNLLALPVNILFPGEGSLIAHLGEGDKRKTFRTDIGKLTEPSS, encoded by the coding sequence ATGAACTGCAGCGAATTCAGACAAAACGTGGATGCCCTGGCGACCGGAGAACTTCCGGAGATCGCCGATCGCGCCATGCGTGAGCACGCCGCGGGCTGCAAGGATTGTTCTGCAACGCTCGCCACTGCGACCTTCATTGCCCGGGAAATCGCCCGGGATCATGCCCCGGAGCCGGACCCCGATTTCGAGTCCCGTATTCTTGGCCGTGCCTTGGCAGACAGCGCCAACAACCAGCCCAGACGCTGGTCCACGCCTCTGTGGAGTGGGGCCGTGGCGGCAGCGCTGGTGGTCGGCGTGTTCCTGGGCGGGCAATGGAATCAATCTCCGGAACCGCAGCCCGCTGTCGTGGCGGAATCGGAGGTATCTCCGGCTCAGCCCGGCGAGAGCCAGCAAAAGGTGGTCCGGCTGGCCTTCACGTCCAAGGAAGCTGTCGAGAATGTCACCCTGACCCTGGAACTGCCGCCGAACATGGAGCTGACACCGTTCCCCGGAAGGCACCGGGTGAGCTGGAAAGTCAGTCTCAAGCCCGGCGACAACCTTCTGGCCCTGCCGGTAAACATACTGTTCCCCGGCGAAGGCAGTCTGATAGCCCACCTGGGTGAAGGCGACAAGAGAAAAACCTTCAGAACTGACATTGGCAAGTTAACGGAGCCATCGTCATGA
- a CDS encoding RNA polymerase sigma factor, producing MALLPFRQSKSKRFEALIRPHLRALHGFAYRLTGNQHDAEDLVQDVVTKLVSKVDELEQVDDLKPWLHRVTYRQFIDTIRKRPAGRETSASALDTREDQTPFLETLPDTESDPALQTEHQRNADTLHRLVGELKPDQRTLLLMHDSDGWRLEEIAEVLDVPLGTIKSRLHRVRALLRTKLEAEMEPFGEQQRGCQ from the coding sequence TTGGCCTTGCTGCCATTCCGCCAGTCCAAGTCAAAGCGCTTTGAGGCTCTCATACGCCCTCACCTTCGGGCGCTGCACGGTTTCGCCTATCGATTGACGGGCAACCAGCACGACGCGGAGGACCTTGTGCAGGACGTCGTCACCAAGCTGGTTTCCAAAGTGGACGAACTGGAGCAGGTCGACGACCTCAAACCCTGGCTGCACCGGGTCACCTATCGGCAGTTCATCGACACCATTCGCAAACGTCCCGCAGGGCGTGAGACCTCTGCCAGCGCCCTGGACACTCGCGAGGATCAGACGCCGTTTCTGGAAACCCTGCCAGACACGGAGTCCGACCCGGCACTGCAAACCGAGCACCAGCGAAACGCGGACACCCTCCACCGACTGGTGGGCGAGCTCAAACCCGATCAGCGCACGCTTTTGCTGATGCACGACTCCGACGGCTGGCGCCTGGAGGAGATTGCCGAGGTTCTCGACGTACCCCTGGGCACCATAAAATCCCGCCTGCATCGCGTCAGGGCACTGCTTCGAACAAAACTGGAAGCGGAAATGGAACCTTTTGGAGAGCAACAACGTGGCTGCCAATGA